In Barnesiella propionica, a single genomic region encodes these proteins:
- a CDS encoding YebC/PmpR family DNA-binding transcriptional regulator, translating to MGRAFEYRKARKMKRWGNMARTFTKLGKEISIAVKASGPDPDSNPRLRVLMQNAKAANMPKENVERAIKKAISKDAGDYKEVVYEGYGPYGIAIVVETATDNPTRTVANVRSYFNKAGGSLGTSGSLTFLFDHKCVFKIKQKEGVSLEDLELELIDYGVDELENDGEEVVLYGEFESYNNIQHYLEENGFEITSAEFERIPNDMKQLDAEQRASIEKLIERFEEDEDVQNVFHNMQEENEDE from the coding sequence ATGGGAAGAGCGTTTGAATATCGTAAAGCCAGAAAGATGAAGCGCTGGGGTAATATGGCGCGTACATTTACGAAGTTAGGTAAGGAAATTTCTATTGCTGTGAAAGCGAGCGGCCCGGATCCCGACAGTAATCCCCGTTTACGTGTGCTGATGCAAAATGCAAAGGCTGCCAACATGCCAAAGGAAAATGTTGAAAGAGCGATCAAAAAAGCTATTTCTAAGGATGCCGGGGATTATAAGGAAGTCGTATATGAAGGTTACGGACCTTATGGTATTGCTATAGTTGTAGAGACCGCTACCGATAATCCCACCCGTACGGTAGCTAATGTGCGCAGTTATTTTAATAAAGCAGGAGGGTCTTTGGGTACTTCGGGCAGTCTTACTTTTTTGTTCGATCATAAGTGTGTTTTCAAGATTAAACAAAAAGAGGGTGTTTCGCTGGAAGATCTGGAACTTGAATTGATCGATTATGGTGTGGACGAACTGGAGAATGACGGTGAGGAAGTCGTTCTTTACGGAGAGTTTGAATCGTATAATAATATACAGCATTATCTGGAAGAAAACGGTTTTGAGATAACCAGCGCCGAATTTGAACGTATTCCTAATGATATGAAACAATTGGATGCGGAACAACGTGCCTCGATCGAGAAACTGATTGAACGTTTCGAAGAGGACGAGGATGTCCAGAACGTATTCCATAATATGCAGGAAGAAAACGAGGACGAATAA
- a CDS encoding TIGR03905 family TSCPD domain-containing protein, translating to MKIEYRPQGTCSSKIEIELENDVIGKVSFTGGCSGNLQGLSRLVDGMKVNEVIKRLEGIRCGNRPTSCPDQLCQALKSLWG from the coding sequence ATGAAAATAGAATACAGACCACAGGGGACTTGTAGTTCGAAAATCGAAATCGAACTGGAGAATGATGTTATCGGAAAGGTTTCTTTTACGGGAGGATGTAGCGGAAACCTGCAGGGGTTAAGCCGATTAGTAGATGGGATGAAAGTGAACGAGGTTATAAAACGTTTAGAGGGAATACGTTGCGGTAATCGCCCTACTTCATGTCCCGACCAATTGTGCCAGGCTTTGAAAAGCCTTTGGGGTTAA
- a CDS encoding DUF695 domain-containing protein, whose product MKLGDEWFTSLAETEEGDQMIIVCGRDQIRTFTESGKFKERVEISWKYEADANGMPSEKEAELMERVQETVKNTMEKNKLAILTGIYTGGGERTWVFYTRNIPAFGKMFNDALLTYDLLPITIYTEKDPEWNEYKEMYELRAHGETTDNNENTLDA is encoded by the coding sequence ATGAAACTAGGAGACGAATGGTTCACTTCACTTGCCGAGACCGAGGAAGGTGACCAAATGATCATTGTTTGCGGCAGAGACCAGATAAGAACGTTTACCGAATCGGGAAAATTCAAAGAACGGGTGGAAATATCATGGAAATATGAAGCAGACGCCAATGGTATGCCGTCCGAAAAAGAAGCGGAACTCATGGAACGTGTGCAGGAAACGGTAAAAAATACCATGGAAAAAAACAAACTGGCTATACTTACCGGTATCTATACCGGAGGAGGGGAACGCACGTGGGTATTTTATACCAGAAATATTCCGGCATTTGGGAAAATGTTCAATGATGCTTTATTAACTTACGATTTGCTTCCTATTACTATCTATACCGAAAAAGATCCGGAATGGAACGAATATAAGGAAATGTACGAATTACGTGCGCATGGGGAAACAACCGACAATAATGAGAATACCCTGGATGCATAA
- a CDS encoding DNA recombination protein RmuC, with protein MSVLLYILLLVCISVIFWLTYKLFRNSSDVAVLKERNILLETQLADKEAQWDKTGRELERIREEYKDMLQESGELKALNHGLKEMLTLQKEEVRKAREDMNNEFRVIATEILEDKSKKFRELNDEKLSEILNPLKERIDGFKKAVEDTYSQEARERFSLCRSIDELVKLNKTIGEEANQLTRALKGDSKIQGDWGEMILENILEKSGLEKNREYFLQETLKDSAGRTIQSEEGRRLRPDVIIKYPGERWMVIDSKVSLTAYVKYINASDKLERDIMIKEHVLSMRKHIEELSRKSYQDYLGKNDYVMMFVPNEAAYMSAMQYDAEMWQFAYDRRVLLLSPTNLIAALKLIADLWLRDKQTRNAIFIAEESGKLYDKFVGFVEDMERIGRNINMAQDSYAKAMKKLSTGTGNLISKASRLKEIGAKTSKSLSVESEEQE; from the coding sequence ATGTCGGTTTTGTTGTACATATTGTTGCTGGTTTGCATATCGGTCATATTTTGGTTAACGTATAAATTATTCCGGAATTCTTCAGATGTTGCTGTCTTAAAAGAACGCAATATCTTGCTGGAAACTCAATTGGCCGATAAAGAGGCACAATGGGATAAAACAGGTCGGGAACTGGAACGGATACGGGAGGAGTATAAGGATATGTTGCAAGAATCCGGAGAACTCAAAGCCTTGAATCATGGTTTGAAAGAAATGTTGACTCTGCAAAAGGAAGAAGTACGGAAAGCCAGGGAAGATATGAATAATGAATTCCGTGTCATAGCAACTGAAATTCTGGAAGATAAATCTAAAAAGTTCAGGGAATTGAATGATGAGAAACTCTCGGAGATACTGAATCCTTTAAAGGAACGTATAGATGGATTTAAAAAAGCGGTTGAAGATACATATAGCCAGGAGGCCCGTGAACGTTTTTCCTTATGTAGAAGTATTGATGAACTGGTAAAATTGAATAAGACGATAGGAGAAGAGGCAAATCAGTTAACACGGGCTTTGAAAGGGGACTCTAAAATACAGGGAGACTGGGGTGAGATGATCCTTGAGAATATTCTTGAAAAATCGGGTCTGGAAAAAAACAGGGAATATTTTTTACAGGAAACATTGAAAGACAGTGCCGGAAGAACCATTCAAAGTGAAGAAGGCCGCAGATTGAGACCGGATGTTATAATAAAATATCCCGGAGAGAGATGGATGGTAATTGACTCTAAAGTTTCTCTTACCGCTTATGTTAAGTATATAAATGCTTCGGACAAACTCGAACGGGATATTATGATCAAGGAACATGTTCTTTCTATGCGGAAACATATTGAAGAGTTAAGCCGTAAAAGTTATCAGGATTATTTGGGAAAGAATGATTATGTAATGATGTTCGTTCCTAATGAAGCGGCATATATGTCTGCGATGCAGTATGATGCGGAAATGTGGCAGTTTGCTTATGACCGGAGGGTCTTATTGTTGAGCCCGACTAACCTGATAGCTGCTTTAAAACTGATTGCAGACTTATGGTTGAGAGATAAACAGACCAGGAATGCTATATTTATTGCCGAGGAAAGCGGGAAACTATATGATAAATTCGTCGGGTTTGTCGAGGACATGGAACGTATAGGGCGTAATATAAATATGGCCCAGGACAGTTATGCGAAAGCTATGAAGAAATTATCTACAGGTACGGGAAATTTAATAAGTAAAGCTTCTCGACTGAAAGAAATAGGGGCTAAAACATCCAAGTCTTTATCGGTTGAAAGTGAAGAGCAGGAATGA
- a CDS encoding histone H1, with protein sequence MEDLLTKITNEWMIFDENAKAQLVKNNKAAGARARKASLALTELLKEFRKVSIEEGKK encoded by the coding sequence ATGGAAGACTTACTAACTAAAATTACCAATGAATGGATGATTTTCGATGAGAATGCCAAAGCACAATTAGTAAAAAACAATAAAGCAGCCGGAGCTCGTGCCCGCAAAGCGAGTCTGGCATTGACAGAATTATTGAAAGAATTCCGTAAAGTTTCCATCGAAGAGGGAAAAAAATAA
- a CDS encoding bile acid:sodium symporter family protein, with the protein MLQKLKIWVLPIAMLSGCLFHEFINAIAFLAPILIFVMLLITYCRISIKELKITRFQLSLISIQIIGSLIVFGSLYNWDPLIAEGAFICVFCPTATAAPVIAGMLGGNISALVTYSLISNMSVAILSPFIFSFIGEHAEIAFTDSFLIICQEVLPLLILPFIISLVLNKFFPRLHYQLKSRQNISFYLWSLSLFIVVGRAVTFIMRQPVSSIPEEIAIAVISFIVCIAQFYIGRRVGKHYDEKIAGAQGLGQKNTVLAIWMALTYLNPAASIGPASYIVWQNSINSFQLYLKEKQLASSPVK; encoded by the coding sequence ATGCTGCAAAAACTAAAGATATGGGTGCTTCCTATCGCCATGCTTTCAGGATGTCTCTTTCATGAATTTATAAACGCTATCGCTTTTCTCGCCCCTATACTCATTTTTGTGATGTTACTGATTACATATTGCAGGATATCCATTAAAGAATTAAAAATCACACGATTTCAGCTATCACTAATCTCCATACAGATAATAGGAAGCCTTATTGTTTTCGGATCATTATACAACTGGGACCCGCTCATTGCCGAAGGTGCCTTCATATGTGTTTTTTGTCCCACGGCTACCGCAGCACCTGTCATAGCAGGAATGTTAGGAGGAAACATATCGGCATTGGTCACCTACAGCCTTATAAGCAATATGTCCGTTGCCATACTTTCACCGTTTATATTCTCATTCATTGGCGAACATGCCGAAATAGCTTTTACAGACTCTTTCCTTATCATCTGTCAGGAGGTACTTCCATTACTTATACTGCCTTTCATTATCTCTTTAGTATTAAATAAATTCTTCCCACGGCTACACTATCAGCTCAAATCCCGTCAGAACATTTCATTTTACCTATGGTCTCTCTCTCTTTTTATTGTTGTCGGAAGAGCTGTCACATTTATTATGCGGCAGCCGGTCTCCAGCATTCCCGAAGAAATAGCAATAGCCGTCATATCATTTATTGTATGTATCGCCCAATTTTATATAGGGCGCCGGGTAGGAAAACATTACGACGAAAAGATAGCAGGAGCGCAAGGGTTAGGACAAAAAAATACAGTATTAGCAATATGGATGGCACTCACTTATTTAAATCCGGCTGCATCCATAGGACCGGCCTCTTATATAGTATGGCAAAATAGCATTAATTCTTTTCAGCTATACCTGAAAGAAAAACAGTTAGCTTCTTCTCCGGTTAAATAA
- a CDS encoding endonuclease/exonuclease/phosphatase family protein, which produces MRKVASLLIMSLLIGITTVYAQGKPVAVYAVAFYNLENLFDTIHQPEVNDIEFTPAGSMKWGTMKYNNKLHNLAYAISKLATDKYCPQGPAIIGVSEIENRTVLEDLIKTGELANRNYGIVHYDSPDRRGVDVGLLYDKNQFRVDTSTSVRLYVPEFPNMLTRDQLVVSGHLAGEPVHVIVNHWPSRLGGEKQSSPRREAAAALSKHLTDSILALNPNSKVIIMGDLNDDPTNRSCKVILGAKKNQEEAIETNSLYNTMWPIFSKGIGTLAYNGQWNLFDQIIITPNLLGKDRSTLKFFKAEVFNKDFLKQTEGKYKGYPKRTHAGGVYLNGYSDHFPTIIYLAKEVNQ; this is translated from the coding sequence ATGAGAAAAGTTGCATCTTTACTTATTATGTCGCTATTAATCGGTATAACGACAGTATATGCACAAGGTAAACCAGTAGCCGTATATGCGGTTGCATTTTACAACTTGGAGAATTTATTCGACACAATCCATCAACCGGAAGTAAACGACATAGAATTTACCCCAGCCGGTTCTATGAAATGGGGCACTATGAAATATAATAATAAACTACACAATCTCGCCTACGCTATCAGCAAATTAGCGACAGACAAATACTGCCCGCAAGGTCCTGCCATTATAGGAGTTTCTGAAATAGAGAACCGCACGGTCCTTGAAGATCTGATCAAAACAGGAGAACTTGCCAACCGGAATTACGGGATCGTACATTACGATTCACCCGACAGGCGGGGTGTTGACGTGGGGCTTCTTTACGACAAGAACCAGTTCCGGGTAGATACATCTACCAGTGTCAGACTATACGTACCCGAATTCCCGAATATGCTTACTCGTGATCAGCTTGTAGTAAGCGGACATTTAGCCGGCGAACCCGTACATGTAATCGTGAACCACTGGCCTTCGCGCCTGGGAGGAGAAAAACAATCCAGTCCCCGACGGGAAGCCGCGGCGGCTCTTTCCAAGCATTTAACAGATTCCATACTGGCTTTAAATCCGAATTCCAAAGTTATAATCATGGGAGATTTGAACGACGATCCCACTAACCGCAGTTGTAAAGTAATTCTCGGTGCTAAAAAAAACCAGGAAGAAGCAATAGAAACCAATAGCCTTTATAATACAATGTGGCCTATATTCAGTAAAGGTATCGGTACATTAGCATATAATGGTCAATGGAATCTTTTCGACCAGATAATTATAACCCCCAATCTATTGGGTAAAGACCGTTCGACTCTCAAATTCTTCAAAGCCGAAGTTTTCAATAAAGATTTCCTGAAACAAACAGAAGGGAAATATAAGGGATATCCAAAGCGTACCCATGCCGGCGGAGTTTATTTGAACGGATATAGCGACCATTTCCCAACAATCATATATCTGGCAAAAGAGGTAAACCAATAA
- a CDS encoding carboxypeptidase-like regulatory domain-containing protein, whose product MTRRFWLLIMLFASISMLAQTGNIRGIVIDYATNRPVADVKVSVNTKKGAAVTNANGAYELKKVPAGVRVVVFTAPDYKPFSKEVNVVQGNSVLLNASLEKKVNVIEQSKEDNVLLFDESVIDDEGSTSGQSASYLAGASDDVYLNAASYSFSPMRFNVRGYDQSAQETYINGVNFNDLERGRFNYSSLGGLNDAMRNKDVTESLVLPGYGFGSLGGMTNIDTRASAYAAGTKVSAAYTNRAYTLRGQATYATGLMDNGWAFTASTVYRWANEGIIDGTFYNSWGYFLSAEKKIDNHSFSLTTYGAPTKRAQQGAVVQEIYDYRGIYYNPYWGYQDGKKRNSRIVHSYDPTAIFNWDWKIDEKSDLKAGIAFHYSNYSNSALNFYNAPDPRPDYYRNLPSFQKTSQLNDDEHINWDLFDELKKSWTMNNTNVTQLDWNFMYGTNYLNNLANPGSSSRYMLERRHNNLMEIPLNVTYDNQLNESLKLIAGVEAKYSKGMHYKTVDDLLGGEQWIDIDQFADRDFTDNPVIIQNDVRNPNRVVKDGDKFGYNYNIYVTRASAFAQNDWKWSKFDLSYAVRLSYTQFQREGLMENGRATVIGAKSYGRGKSNYFVDPSIKVNLVWKIDGRNRLSLDGLAETRAPFAGYAYVAPRVKDTQIKGLTNEKIFSYDLNYQFNTSIVKGRVSVFQTFTRDGIESTGYYNDEFRTFVNHTLSDVNKRYMGVEAGVSVKLNSSFSVSLAGTYGDYRYTNNAKGVMSAENGVNLFTGELPVADENGNIESTDLRETVYTKNLKVSNGPQLAAAITIDYFHPKMWFADVTLSYFDKNYLDFSPSRFTHMNMYGGKYKNELGKYQQYDGYTPEQKKLLGTQEKLKGGFLLDASLGKLIYLKGRSQQLNINLSFSNILNNRDMVTGGYQQARLSRNNKSATKAIETVDKFPNRYYYAWGFNMFLNIGYKF is encoded by the coding sequence ATGACTCGAAGATTTTGGCTGTTAATAATGCTCTTTGCTAGTATTTCCATGCTCGCTCAGACGGGAAATATCCGGGGCATTGTTATTGACTATGCTACCAATCGGCCCGTTGCTGATGTGAAAGTCTCAGTGAATACTAAGAAAGGTGCGGCTGTTACGAATGCTAACGGCGCATATGAACTAAAAAAAGTACCTGCGGGAGTGCGAGTAGTAGTGTTTACTGCTCCCGATTACAAACCGTTTTCTAAGGAAGTGAATGTTGTACAGGGGAATTCGGTTCTATTAAATGCTTCCTTGGAGAAGAAAGTGAATGTTATTGAACAGTCCAAGGAAGATAACGTGTTACTTTTCGATGAGTCGGTTATTGATGACGAGGGTTCCACTTCGGGGCAATCGGCTTCTTATTTGGCCGGAGCTTCTGATGATGTTTATTTGAACGCTGCCAGTTACTCATTCAGTCCTATGCGTTTCAATGTGCGCGGTTACGACCAGTCGGCTCAGGAAACCTATATCAACGGAGTTAATTTTAATGATCTCGAAAGAGGACGTTTCAATTATTCGAGTCTGGGAGGTTTGAACGATGCCATGAGGAATAAAGATGTTACCGAATCGCTGGTATTACCGGGTTATGGTTTTGGTTCGTTGGGAGGTATGACGAATATAGATACCCGTGCTTCGGCTTATGCGGCCGGAACAAAAGTAAGTGCAGCTTATACCAATCGTGCGTATACGTTGCGCGGGCAGGCTACTTATGCTACCGGACTTATGGATAACGGTTGGGCCTTTACCGCTTCTACTGTTTATCGCTGGGCAAACGAAGGTATTATAGACGGTACATTCTATAACTCCTGGGGATATTTCCTGAGCGCCGAGAAAAAAATAGACAATCATAGTTTCTCACTGACTACTTACGGAGCTCCGACCAAGCGTGCACAACAAGGGGCTGTGGTACAGGAAATATATGATTATCGCGGAATTTATTATAATCCTTATTGGGGATATCAGGATGGCAAAAAGAGAAATTCACGTATTGTACACAGCTATGATCCTACCGCTATATTTAACTGGGACTGGAAAATTGACGAAAAAAGTGATTTGAAGGCCGGTATAGCTTTCCATTATAGCAATTACAGCAATTCGGCTTTGAATTTTTATAATGCACCGGATCCCCGTCCTGATTATTACAGGAATTTACCCAGTTTCCAAAAAACTTCCCAGCTGAATGATGATGAACATATTAATTGGGATTTATTTGATGAGTTGAAAAAATCCTGGACAATGAATAATACGAATGTTACGCAATTGGACTGGAATTTTATGTATGGCACCAATTATCTGAACAATTTGGCAAATCCTGGTTCCAGTTCCAGATATATGCTGGAGAGACGCCATAATAACCTGATGGAAATTCCTTTGAACGTGACATACGATAACCAGTTGAACGAGTCGTTGAAGTTGATCGCCGGAGTTGAGGCTAAGTATTCTAAAGGGATGCATTATAAAACCGTAGATGATTTATTGGGGGGCGAGCAGTGGATAGACATAGACCAGTTTGCCGATCGTGATTTTACCGATAATCCGGTTATTATACAGAATGATGTGAGAAATCCGAATCGTGTGGTAAAAGACGGTGATAAGTTCGGTTATAATTATAACATATATGTAACGCGTGCATCTGCTTTTGCACAAAATGACTGGAAATGGTCTAAATTCGATTTGTCTTACGCCGTACGTTTGAGTTATACCCAATTCCAGCGTGAAGGTCTTATGGAGAATGGCCGCGCTACGGTTATCGGTGCGAAATCTTACGGCAGAGGAAAAAGTAATTATTTTGTCGATCCGAGTATTAAAGTGAATTTGGTGTGGAAAATAGACGGACGTAACCGGTTGTCATTGGACGGTTTGGCCGAAACACGCGCTCCGTTTGCCGGATATGCTTATGTTGCACCTCGTGTTAAAGATACCCAGATTAAGGGATTAACGAATGAAAAGATCTTCTCTTATGATTTGAATTACCAATTCAATACTTCTATTGTAAAAGGACGTGTCAGTGTATTCCAGACATTTACGCGTGATGGAATAGAAAGTACGGGATATTATAATGACGAGTTCCGTACGTTTGTAAACCATACTCTCAGTGATGTGAATAAACGTTATATGGGTGTTGAAGCCGGAGTCAGCGTAAAACTGAACAGCAGTTTCTCCGTATCGTTGGCCGGGACTTATGGCGATTACCGTTATACCAATAATGCCAAGGGAGTGATGAGTGCAGAAAACGGTGTGAATCTTTTTACCGGAGAATTACCTGTCGCCGATGAAAACGGAAATATAGAATCTACGGACCTCCGGGAAACGGTATATACGAAGAATCTGAAAGTAAGTAACGGACCACAATTGGCCGCTGCAATTACTATCGATTATTTCCATCCTAAGATGTGGTTTGCCGATGTAACGCTTTCTTATTTTGATAAGAATTATCTCGATTTTTCGCCTTCCCGTTTTACCCATATGAATATGTATGGAGGAAAATATAAAAATGAATTGGGAAAATATCAGCAATATGACGGATATACTCCTGAACAGAAAAAACTATTGGGAACCCAGGAAAAACTGAAAGGGGGCTTCTTGTTAGACGCTTCGTTGGGTAAACTTATTTATTTGAAAGGACGCAGCCAGCAATTGAATATAAATCTTAGTTTTAGCAATATCTTGAATAACAGGGATATGGTAACAGGCGGATATCAGCAGGCTCGTCTTAGCCGGAATAATAAGAGTGCAACAAAGGCAATTGAGACTGTGGACAAATTCCCGAACCGTTATTATTATGCGTGGGGATTCAATATGTTCCTGAATATAGGTTATAAATTCTAA
- a CDS encoding DUF5689 domain-containing protein: protein MKLAKYTVWALVGMAVLFTSCEKTFDAVPPEIAIVQETDPEAWQETISIPDFKDSYDNAQGFFTTNVVEATYELIIKGRVISSDVAGNIYKYIVLETLTPNEEGYKEAIKVLIDAGSLSGVFPVGQVVALKCNTLCFGRYGDSPQLGVKTYNISNKREEPGRIPWSLAPIRMQRIGFPDASKVVPREITIPELLASGPSIYNTLVRIKDVHFTGKGSGGENLSAKDKIFAPSTFNGTYNVGYPQARQIADAAGNVTYIATSEYARFAEVKLPDPNKTGDIVAIVGWYRNKDSEPGDWQLTIRSLNDLSNSFGLSK, encoded by the coding sequence ATGAAATTAGCTAAATATACCGTATGGGCTCTTGTGGGAATGGCTGTTCTTTTTACCAGTTGTGAAAAAACTTTTGATGCTGTTCCTCCTGAAATTGCTATTGTTCAGGAGACGGATCCTGAAGCTTGGCAAGAAACTATTTCTATACCTGATTTTAAGGACTCGTATGATAATGCTCAGGGTTTCTTTACCACTAATGTAGTCGAGGCTACTTATGAGCTGATTATTAAAGGACGTGTGATTTCTTCCGATGTTGCGGGAAATATTTATAAATATATAGTATTGGAAACTTTGACTCCTAATGAGGAAGGATATAAAGAGGCTATTAAAGTTTTGATAGATGCCGGTAGTCTTTCTGGTGTGTTTCCCGTGGGACAAGTAGTGGCTCTGAAATGTAATACATTATGTTTTGGCCGTTACGGCGATTCTCCTCAGTTGGGAGTAAAAACTTATAATATTTCTAATAAACGGGAAGAACCGGGACGAATTCCCTGGTCTTTGGCTCCGATACGTATGCAGAGGATAGGATTTCCGGATGCTTCAAAGGTTGTACCCCGGGAAATCACTATTCCGGAATTACTGGCTTCGGGACCTTCAATATATAACACTCTGGTACGAATTAAGGATGTCCATTTTACCGGAAAAGGTAGTGGCGGTGAAAATTTAAGTGCTAAAGACAAAATTTTTGCTCCGTCTACTTTTAATGGCACTTATAATGTGGGATATCCCCAGGCCCGTCAGATCGCCGATGCTGCTGGAAACGTGACCTATATCGCTACAAGTGAATATGCCCGTTTTGCAGAAGTCAAGTTGCCTGATCCTAACAAGACAGGTGATATCGTGGCGATAGTAGGCTGGTATCGAAATAAGGATAGTGAACCCGGAGATTGGCAGCTTACTATACGTTCGCTGAACGATTTGTCCAATAGTTTCGGACTTTCAAAATAA
- a CDS encoding DUF6359 domain-containing protein, whose product MKKMRKLVWMLMAVAAFGFTACNNADDEPDGNGNGNGGGGGTEIPEGNGTEASPYNVTQALAKNNNEEVAWVKGYIVGQVAGSKLAEDSEFSAPFHGATYDDGTVAREGTNLLIANVASEDNVAACVVVQLPAGVIRQTLELVNHPDNDGKVVELKGKLMKYFGAYGLKEVTAAKLDGKAIEEGNPGPGGDAKGKGTKTDPYNIAGAVAQNNSGAKAWVKAFIVGQVENGAMSMDATTCQFGDAIVHSETANTNILIAASATETDYTKCMPVQLLAGEVRNALSVANNAANVGKEVMIYGYLLKYFGTAGIKKEDANKQNILMGAILDGREIGDVNDNPDDPTPGGDAIFSETFATSLGDFTVQNVSGVQEWGWDSYKYAMMSGYADGQSVANEDWLISPAIDLTGKSNVTITFEHTANPLAGMAENQTLWFSSDYTSGAPASATWKQVTIANYPAVKWEWTNSGNLAVPAEFMTANVHFAFKYVSTNTTSVKWEIRNVEVK is encoded by the coding sequence ATGAAAAAAATGAGAAAATTAGTTTGGATGCTTATGGCGGTCGCCGCTTTTGGCTTTACCGCTTGTAATAATGCGGATGACGAGCCTGATGGCAACGGTAATGGTAATGGTGGAGGCGGCGGTACCGAAATTCCTGAAGGAAACGGTACAGAAGCTTCTCCGTACAATGTAACACAAGCATTGGCTAAAAATAATAATGAAGAAGTTGCCTGGGTAAAAGGTTATATTGTAGGACAAGTTGCCGGTTCTAAACTGGCTGAAGATTCCGAGTTCAGTGCTCCTTTTCATGGTGCAACCTATGATGACGGTACTGTTGCCCGGGAAGGTACTAACCTGTTGATTGCAAATGTGGCCAGTGAAGATAATGTAGCGGCCTGTGTGGTTGTTCAGTTGCCGGCAGGAGTTATCCGTCAAACTTTGGAATTGGTGAATCATCCTGATAATGACGGTAAAGTTGTTGAATTGAAAGGTAAGCTGATGAAATATTTCGGTGCTTACGGTTTGAAAGAAGTCACAGCAGCTAAACTGGATGGAAAAGCTATTGAAGAAGGAAATCCCGGGCCTGGCGGAGACGCTAAAGGTAAAGGAACTAAAACAGATCCTTATAATATCGCAGGTGCTGTCGCTCAGAATAATAGCGGAGCTAAAGCATGGGTGAAAGCATTTATCGTAGGTCAGGTTGAAAATGGCGCAATGTCTATGGATGCCACGACCTGCCAGTTCGGAGATGCTATTGTACATTCTGAAACTGCCAATACTAACATATTGATCGCTGCTTCGGCTACCGAAACCGATTATACGAAATGTATGCCGGTTCAATTATTGGCAGGCGAAGTGCGTAATGCTTTGAGTGTTGCTAATAATGCTGCTAATGTCGGGAAAGAAGTTATGATTTATGGTTATTTATTGAAATATTTTGGTACAGCAGGTATTAAAAAAGAAGATGCCAATAAGCAAAATATCTTGATGGGTGCTATTCTTGACGGTAGAGAGATTGGTGATGTAAACGATAATCCGGATGATCCTACACCGGGTGGAGATGCTATTTTCAGCGAAACTTTTGCTACCAGCTTGGGTGATTTCACGGTGCAAAATGTATCTGGTGTGCAAGAATGGGGTTGGGATTCCTATAAATATGCGATGATGAGCGGTTATGCCGACGGACAAAGTGTTGCTAATGAAGACTGGTTGATTTCTCCGGCTATTGATCTCACCGGAAAATCGAATGTGACCATTACTTTCGAACATACAGCTAATCCGTTGGCTGGTATGGCTGAAAACCAAACTCTTTGGTTCTCTTCTGACTATACCTCGGGTGCACCTGCTTCCGCTACATGGAAACAAGTTACTATCGCCAATTATCCGGCAGTAAAATGGGAGTGGACAAACTCAGGAAATCTGGCAGTTCCAGCTGAATTTATGACGGCCAATGTTCATTTTGCATTCAAATATGTTTCTACCAACACTACATCGGTTAAGTGGGAAATAAGAAATGTAGAAGTGAAATAA